Proteins encoded together in one Microbacterium oxydans window:
- a CDS encoding type II secretion system F family protein produces the protein MNDVSAVAAAVLIGGAFTVGELSMLSALPRWRAASLTVRIGPYVRDVVSDERLPHGILPATGVLPASARTLWHGARDGFERMLGGGEALRRRLSQAGLRREPAAFRGRQLGWALAGIGVGAVLLIVLALLGRLSVPTSIMPLLCGALAAAAYDMQLSARARARRIRLADELPTTLEFLALCLSAGEGFLDSLRRVAAVGSGELTAELRQVVLAVGTGSPLADALGEMAARLQLPGLSRAVDQVIAALEHGAPLAAVLHAQAGDAREDAKRTLIEQAGRKEILMLLPLVFLILPLSVLFAIYPGLFILRLGIG, from the coding sequence GTGAACGACGTCTCGGCCGTCGCCGCGGCCGTGCTGATCGGTGGTGCCTTCACGGTCGGGGAGCTGAGCATGCTCTCTGCGCTGCCGCGATGGCGGGCCGCTTCCCTGACCGTCCGGATCGGGCCCTATGTGCGCGACGTCGTGTCGGACGAGCGCCTGCCGCACGGCATCCTCCCCGCGACGGGCGTGCTCCCCGCGAGCGCCCGCACGCTGTGGCACGGCGCCCGGGACGGATTCGAGCGGATGCTGGGCGGGGGAGAAGCACTCCGTCGACGCCTCTCTCAGGCGGGGCTGAGGAGGGAACCGGCGGCGTTCCGCGGACGACAGCTCGGCTGGGCGCTCGCCGGCATCGGTGTGGGAGCCGTCCTCCTCATCGTGCTGGCGCTCCTGGGCCGGCTTTCCGTCCCGACCAGCATCATGCCGCTGCTGTGCGGCGCGCTGGCGGCCGCGGCCTACGACATGCAGCTCTCGGCGCGTGCCCGGGCCCGGCGGATCCGGCTCGCCGATGAACTCCCGACGACCCTGGAGTTCCTGGCGCTGTGCCTCTCCGCCGGTGAGGGATTCCTCGACTCGCTGCGCCGGGTGGCGGCCGTCGGCTCCGGCGAGCTGACGGCCGAGCTCCGTCAGGTGGTGCTCGCTGTCGGCACCGGGTCGCCCCTGGCCGACGCGCTGGGGGAGATGGCCGCCCGCCTCCAGCTCCCCGGACTGTCGCGTGCCGTGGACCAGGTGATCGCCGCCCTCGAGCACGGGGCGCCGCTCGCCGCGGTGCTGCATGCGCAGGCGGGCGATGCCCGGGAGGATGCGAAGCGCACGCTCATCGAGCAGGCCGGACGGAAGGAGATCCTCATGCTCCTCCCGCTGGTGTTCCTGATCCTGCCGCTGTCGGTGCTCTTCGCGATCTACCCCGGCCTGTTCATCCTCCGCCTCGGGATCGGCTGA
- a CDS encoding type II secretion system F family protein, whose product MTFLVGALLAAGVLLCLSPWMWPARGDEERTVRRGRLVRLIEEAGLDALPSRALIGIVIATALIAASAVWLLTGLAVLAVLSGVAGGVAPIAFLRGRRLRLRRLRRQLWPDVCDLLIASIRVGLSLPDAVASLAESAPSALRPAFLVFARDLRASGRFETSLDRLKSTLADPIGDRIAETLRMARQVGGTELISVLRSLSASVRADAALRGEVEARQSWIRGAAVLGAIAPWVILGLLVMRPEGASAYGTPEGVVVICVGAAVSVVAFHIMVRIGRLPEPRRWFG is encoded by the coding sequence ATGACGTTCCTCGTGGGGGCGCTGCTCGCGGCGGGCGTGCTGCTCTGCCTGTCCCCGTGGATGTGGCCGGCACGGGGCGACGAGGAGCGGACCGTCCGACGTGGGCGGCTGGTCCGTCTGATCGAGGAGGCGGGGCTCGACGCCCTCCCGTCGCGAGCGCTCATCGGTATCGTGATCGCCACAGCCCTGATCGCCGCGTCTGCCGTCTGGCTCCTGACCGGTCTCGCCGTGCTCGCGGTGCTGAGCGGGGTCGCGGGAGGCGTCGCACCGATCGCGTTCCTGCGAGGACGGCGACTGCGACTGCGACGGCTGCGGCGGCAGCTCTGGCCCGATGTCTGCGATCTCCTGATCGCGTCCATCCGCGTGGGACTGTCGCTCCCGGACGCGGTGGCGAGTCTGGCCGAGTCCGCACCGTCGGCGCTGCGACCCGCGTTCCTCGTGTTCGCGCGGGATCTCCGGGCGAGCGGGCGGTTCGAGACGAGCCTCGACAGGCTGAAGTCCACGCTGGCCGACCCCATCGGCGATCGGATCGCCGAGACCCTGCGTATGGCGCGTCAGGTCGGTGGCACCGAGCTGATCAGCGTGCTCCGCTCCCTCTCCGCCTCGGTCCGTGCGGATGCCGCGCTGCGCGGCGAGGTCGAGGCCCGGCAGTCCTGGATCCGCGGCGCCGCGGTCCTCGGGGCGATCGCGCCGTGGGTCATCCTCGGACTGCTCGTGATGCGTCCCGAAGGAGCGTCGGCGTACGGCACCCCGGAGGGCGTCGTCGTCATCTGCGTGGGCGCCGCGGTGTCCGTCGTCGCGTTCCACATCATGGTCCGCATCGGCCGGCTCCCCGAACCGCGGCGGTGGTTCGGGTGA
- a CDS encoding CpaF family protein — protein MSHPSLLVAERVRLRLRAEGIDPSIDPDAARRITYAEVRRYDDLALARGEALIEDETACVRDVLAALSGFGALQPLLDDPGIEEIWLNGTGHVHVARGGVAERTGLRLDETAVRDLVERMLQSTGRRVDISQPFVDASLPDGSRLHVAIADVVRGSWAVNIRKFLPMYRSLEALTDQGMMPRAVAEMLRAAMIDGRTVIVSGATHAGKTTVLGALLAVCAPSQRIVTVEETFELAVEGPDLVALQGRQAGLEGTGEITLRRLVKEALRMRPDRLVVGEVRDAEALDLVLALNTGVPGACTVHANSATEALEKLSILPLLAGRNIDRAFIAPALASSVDLVVHCARDRAGQRQVQEIIAPTGELVDGRIQTRRAYLDPTAAARAGDLDHRRLGVAS, from the coding sequence GTGAGTCATCCCTCCCTCCTGGTCGCCGAGCGGGTGCGGCTGCGCCTGCGTGCGGAGGGCATCGATCCCTCGATCGATCCGGATGCCGCCCGGCGCATCACCTACGCCGAGGTGCGCCGCTACGACGATCTCGCCCTCGCCCGCGGTGAGGCGCTGATCGAGGACGAGACGGCGTGCGTGCGCGACGTGCTCGCCGCGCTCAGCGGCTTCGGGGCGCTGCAGCCCCTGCTCGACGATCCCGGGATCGAGGAGATCTGGCTGAACGGCACGGGGCACGTCCACGTCGCGCGGGGCGGAGTGGCGGAGCGGACCGGGCTCCGCCTCGACGAGACCGCGGTGCGCGACCTCGTGGAGCGGATGCTGCAGTCCACCGGGCGCCGCGTCGACATCAGCCAGCCGTTCGTGGATGCGTCGCTGCCCGACGGATCGCGCCTGCACGTCGCGATCGCCGATGTCGTGCGGGGCTCCTGGGCGGTGAACATCCGCAAGTTCCTGCCGATGTACCGGTCCCTCGAGGCCCTGACGGACCAGGGGATGATGCCGCGGGCGGTGGCGGAGATGCTCCGGGCGGCGATGATCGACGGGCGCACGGTGATCGTGTCCGGTGCGACGCACGCCGGCAAGACCACGGTGCTCGGAGCGCTGCTCGCCGTCTGCGCCCCGTCCCAGCGCATCGTGACGGTCGAGGAGACGTTCGAGCTGGCGGTGGAGGGCCCGGATCTGGTGGCTCTGCAGGGACGTCAGGCCGGCCTCGAGGGCACCGGGGAGATCACCCTGCGACGACTGGTGAAGGAAGCGCTGCGCATGCGACCGGATCGGCTGGTCGTCGGTGAGGTGCGCGATGCGGAGGCGCTCGACCTGGTGCTCGCTCTCAACACCGGGGTTCCGGGGGCCTGCACGGTGCACGCGAACTCGGCGACGGAGGCGCTCGAGAAGCTCAGCATCCTGCCCCTGCTGGCCGGCCGCAACATCGATCGCGCGTTCATCGCCCCCGCCCTCGCGTCGTCCGTCGACCTCGTCGTGCACTGCGCCCGTGATCGCGCGGGGCAGCGACAGGTGCAGGAGATCATCGCCCCCACCGGCGAACTCGTCGACGGACGCATCCAGACCCGCCGCGCCTACCTCGACCCGACGGCGGCCGCACGCGCCGGGGACCTCGATCATCGGCGTCTCGGAGTCGCATCATGA
- a CDS encoding DedA family protein: protein MLHAPNALIPWLDPQTIIGAAGPWALLVVCFIVFAETGLLVGFLLPGDTLLVISGLLSHPIGASEHGVFGINVWIVAFLIGLAAFIGGEVGYVIGHKGGPAIFERKESGLFSRKNVERTNAFFERFGGITVILARFVPIVRTFAPVAAGVGHMPWRKYTLYNLIGAILWGFGLTMFGYAIGFIPPVATFVEDYIDLILLAAVGGTALITVWHYFSERYKAKKAADAGDDVVTDAEEAQELVLDADVFDRAPDLDGDGKH, encoded by the coding sequence ATGCTGCACGCGCCGAACGCCCTCATCCCCTGGCTCGACCCCCAGACGATCATCGGTGCGGCCGGCCCCTGGGCGCTCCTGGTGGTGTGCTTCATCGTGTTCGCCGAGACCGGGCTCCTGGTCGGATTCCTGCTTCCGGGCGACACGCTGCTCGTGATCTCGGGTCTGCTCTCGCACCCGATCGGCGCCTCGGAGCACGGAGTCTTCGGCATCAACGTCTGGATCGTCGCGTTCCTGATCGGACTCGCGGCGTTCATCGGCGGCGAGGTCGGCTACGTCATCGGCCACAAGGGCGGCCCCGCGATCTTCGAGCGGAAGGAATCGGGACTGTTCAGCCGGAAGAACGTCGAGCGCACGAACGCGTTCTTCGAGCGCTTCGGCGGCATCACCGTGATCCTCGCCCGCTTCGTCCCGATCGTCCGTACGTTCGCCCCGGTCGCGGCCGGCGTCGGCCACATGCCCTGGCGCAAATACACGCTCTACAACCTCATCGGCGCGATCCTCTGGGGCTTCGGCCTCACGATGTTCGGCTACGCGATCGGCTTCATCCCGCCGGTGGCCACGTTCGTCGAGGACTACATCGACCTGATCCTGCTGGCCGCTGTCGGCGGCACCGCACTCATCACCGTCTGGCATTACTTCTCCGAGCGCTACAAGGCCAAGAAGGCCGCGGACGCCGGTGACGACGTGGTGACGGACGCCGAGGAGGCGCAGGAACTCGTCCTCGACGCCGACGTCTTCGACCGCGCCCCCGACCTGGACGGCGACGGCAAGCACTGA
- a CDS encoding Ku protein, with the protein MRTIWKGALTFGLVNVPVKVYSATEDHDVPLHQVHEKDGGRIRYQRTCEVCGETVAYADIDRAYVDDGQTVVLTKDDLAALPAEKSREIDVVEFVPSDQVDLLTLDKPYYLEPDSKSPKAYVLLRKTLEQTDRTAIVRFTLRQKTRLAALRVRGKVLVLQTLLWADEVREAAFPALDEDVRISKKELELSASLVDSYSADFDPEEFVDEYQKELRTLIDAKIDAGDTFDVAETFGEAEKAAEGGEVIDLMEALRASVARTKEERAKKSG; encoded by the coding sequence ATGAGGACGATCTGGAAGGGCGCGCTGACGTTCGGGCTCGTGAACGTGCCGGTGAAGGTGTATTCCGCGACCGAGGATCACGACGTGCCGCTGCATCAGGTGCACGAGAAGGACGGCGGGCGCATCCGCTACCAGCGCACCTGCGAGGTGTGCGGCGAGACGGTCGCGTACGCCGACATTGATCGCGCCTACGTGGACGACGGCCAGACGGTCGTTCTCACGAAGGACGACCTCGCCGCTCTCCCGGCCGAGAAGAGCAGGGAGATCGACGTCGTCGAGTTCGTCCCCTCCGATCAGGTCGATCTGCTGACGCTGGACAAGCCGTACTACCTCGAACCGGACTCGAAGTCCCCGAAGGCCTACGTGCTGCTGCGCAAGACGCTGGAGCAGACCGACCGCACCGCGATCGTGCGCTTCACGCTGCGGCAGAAGACGCGTCTGGCCGCGCTCCGCGTGCGGGGGAAGGTGCTCGTGCTGCAGACGCTGCTGTGGGCGGATGAGGTGCGCGAGGCGGCGTTCCCCGCACTAGACGAGGACGTGCGGATCTCGAAGAAGGAGCTCGAGCTTTCGGCGTCCCTCGTCGACAGCTACTCGGCCGACTTCGATCCCGAGGAGTTCGTGGACGAGTACCAGAAAGAGCTCCGTACCCTCATCGACGCGAAGATCGATGCCGGGGACACCTTCGACGTCGCCGAGACTTTCGGCGAGGCGGAGAAGGCCGCGGAGGGCGGAGAGGTCATCGACCTGATGGAGGCGCTGCGCGCCAGCGTCGCGCGCACCAAGGAGGAGCGGGCGAAGAAGTCCGGCTGA